DNA sequence from the Methanolobus sp. ZRKC5 genome:
TAGTAGGTACTAAGCATAAAGGGTTCACCGAAATATCCGTTGACAATCCAGCAGGGGTAATAACCGAAGATCTGATAGACGCCGTAAGAAATGCGTTGAATACAGATGAAAATGTCAGGATATTTGTGCGCGGCGAGGAGGACCTGGCTGCTGTGCCTGCGATTCTTATGGCACCTGAAGGCTCAGCTGTTCTTTATGGGCAGCCGGACGAAGGTGTTGTGCTTGTTAAGATAACGTTACCTAAAAAGGAACAAATGAAGAACCTGTTAACTGAAATACTCAAAGAACAGGATCATGATTCAGAACAAATAGAAACTATTCGGAGGAAACTGGATGGATATCAAAATCATTAACGATAAAAATAATGCGCTTCTCAACAGACGTGAATTAAACCTCACTGTCACTTTTGACGGAGCAACACCGTCAAGAGATGATGTGAAAGGCAAAATTGCAGCTATGCTCACTGTACCACTAGAACTTGTAATCGTTCAGAAGATCGAAAACGAGTTCGGTAAGCAGGAACTTAAAGCATATATCAAGATATATGAAGATGAAGCCCGCATGAAGCAGGTTGAAGAAGCATATGTACTTGAAAGAAACAAGCTTCCTGAACCAGAAGTCGTAGAGGAAGAAGAAGAAGAAGAAACACCTGCAGAGGAATAATCATGGCAGTAAAAGATTACTACAAGGTCAGCGGCGAGTCCATCGAGCGCACCCGTCAGGCCTGCCCACGCTGTGGCGAAGGAGTATTCCTTGCAGAGCACAAGGACAGACGCACTTGCGGAAAGTGCGGATACACCGAATTCAAGAAATAATTATTGTATAGTACAGCCCATAAAGGGTTGTCTTCTTTTTTTTAGAACTTTTTCTTAAAAACCAGATGTGCTAGTTACATCTGTATTGAACCTGAAAAATTTACGTTTTAACTATTTTTTGAAGTTACCTCTTTTTTTTCATTATAATAGATAATATATTTTGTATATGTACTGTATCAGCACATTGTGAAATTTTATACTGCCTGATACGCATTTTATGTGAGAACATTCCGAAAGATTTAATAATAGGTAGATTGTTTGCACTTATTAGTTGTAAAGCAAACATGCATAATTTAAATATATATATACATTGTTTAAACTATAATGTATGAGTTGTTTTCACTCATAAAAATTACTCACATCGATATTCATAATAAATTATAAAAAAGAGGAATTCAATGAGCTACGTTTATGCAGCAGTGGTAGGCATACTAATAGGCATCTTCATATTTGGTTTGAAGACCGGAGTAGGATGTGGTTTTTCCACTGTCAGAAAAAGAGATATCCTGATACTTGCAAGCAGTTACTTTGTCATTTCCATAATACTTGGGAGTCTTGTGGAAATAGTGGACCAATCCTATATTGAAGCTATTTCAAATCTTGGAATGACATTACATGTATTCATAGCACTTGTCCTCATTGGTGCAGGCATATATACACAGAAAAAATGGTCTTGTGGCCATGACGTTTCCAAAAAGACGTTCCTTGTGATCTCCGTACCATGCCCGGTTTGCCTTACAGCTCTTTTTGTTTCATGCATGATACTGGCATCAACCCTTGAGGTCAGCGGCTGGAAGGTCGGGGTACTTGTAGGATTTGTTTTCTTTATCTCAGTAATATCATCAACATGGGTCTTCAGAAAAATGAAAAGAACACCTGAAGATCTTGGAACAACAATGATGTTCCTTGGAATTTTCTACCTTCTAGGAGCGATGATAGTTCCAGCTTACATCAAGGCAAAGAAACTCAACCTGGTACTAAGTAGCGGGGGAGAGTTCGAGATTATTCCACTGTTGGTATTCACCATTTTCATAATAGGGGGCTATGCCCTCAATAACATTAGAGGTCAATAAAAATGGATGCTACTTCTTCATTGTTTGGTATATTGTACACATTTTCAGCTTCATTGCTGTACCCGGTGATCATCATTCTCATACTGCTGGTAGTCTTCTCCCTAATGCTTATAGGAGAATTCCTGTCAGAATATGCAAAAAGACATAGAGATATCGGAAACCTTGAACTGTGTTGTAACAAGGTAAGAGAACATGTCAGCTCCCATAAATACGGAGAGGCTGCCAGTTCACTACGAAATATAAAGCAAAATTTCATGGTTACAAGTTTTGCGATTTCTGCTGCCGATCATCTTGAAAAGAACATGCTACCTGCTGTTGAATGGCTCTCCCAGGAATATGAGATAAGAATGGCAAAGAGACTTGAACAGACAAGGATCGTTGCAACTATCGCACCAATGCTCGGCCTGATGGGAACTCTTATTCCCCTTGGACCTGCACTTATAGGTCTTTCACAAGGAGATATCGTACAGCTTGCAAACAACCTCATGATAGCTTTTGCTACAACAGTGATCGGTCTTTTCGCAGGAATTATCGGTTATGTGCTTACCCAGGTAAGAAAAAGATGGTACTGGCAGGATATGGCTGATATAGACTATATCCTCGACACTCTGGAGGTTGCGGAGTGAAGAGAAGAAGAAGCCGACGAACAGGACTCATAAATAATGAGGATGAACAAAACCCCCTTACAGGGGTTGCCAACCTTTTTGATATTGCAATGGTTTTCTCAGTTGCACTCCTGGTAGCACTGGTTATGTCCTACCAGTTACCGGAACTTCTCAGTCCCACGGAAGATATAACGATAGTAAAGAATCCCGGACAAAAGGATATGAAAATAATCATCAAGGACCAGGGAAAACCCATTGAAGTTCTGAACATGACCGACCAGATAGGCGGTGGAACAGGAGAGGCACTTGGTACAGCCTACAAACTGGCTGACGGAAGAGTTGTTTATGTGCCAGAAGAAGAGGGGGCAAATACTACCTCGACTTAATTTTTTATTTTTTTTTATTATCATGAACGCAAGTTTATTTGTTTTAAAACAATTTATAGTTACTAAACCATAAAAATGGTGGATGAAAAGTCAGTATAAATGGATCAGATGGTGGTCGGTATGATAGAAAAGAGAATAGTTAAAAAAAATTACATCGGAATTGCTGGAAAGATCAGTCTAATCTTTCTTTTAAGCATAGTTATGTTTTCATCTAGTGCAACCGCACTGGACCTGAGCCAGTTTGAGTTTGTTGCGAATACGACCAGTGACTCAAATGGAAATTTTACTTTTGAGAATATTCCAAATGGAGAATACGTCCTGTACTCAGTAAATGAATCATATTCTAAAAAATATGACGAATGGAGATGGTACAATGGAAAAATAGACATAAAAGTAAATAGTTCAGACATTACAGGCCTTGAACTTGAAGTGGCCAGTGGATCAGATATAGATCAAAGCGAAGTATTGGCATATCTGGACAAGTCAGCAATAACAGGAAATACTTACCTCTATGCAATGAGCACCTATTACTACAAAGCAAGTACGTTGGTTCTCATTGACAAACAAACAGATGAACTTATAGCTAACACCACATCTGATAGCAGCGGTAATTTTACTTTTGAAGATATTCCAAATGGAGAATATGTCCTGTACTCGGTCAATGAATCATATTCTAAAAAGTATGATGAGTGGAGATGGTACAACGGAAAAGTGGACATAAAAGTAAACAGCTCAGACATTGCAGGCCTTGAACTTGAAGTGGCCAGCGGATCAGATATAGATCAAAGCGAAGTATTGGCATATCTGGACAAGTCAGCAATAACAGGAAATACTTACCTCTATGCAATGAGCACCTATTACTACAAAGCAAGTACGTTGGTTCTCATTGACAAACAAACAGATGAACTTATAGCTAACACCACATCTGATAGCAGCGGTAATTTTACTTTTGAAGATATTCCAAATGGAGAATATGTCCTGTACTCGGTCAATGAATCATATTCTAAAAAGTATGATGAGTGGAGATGGTACAATGGGAAAGTAGACATAAACATAAAAAGCTCAGACATTACAGACCTTGAGCTTGAAGTAGTCAGCGGATCAGATATAGATCAAAGCGAAGTATTGGCATATCTGGACAAATCAGCAATAACAGGAAATACTTACCTTTATGCAATGAGCACCTATTACTACAAGACAAGTGATCTGGTTCTGCTGAAGCAAAGAGCATCTTCCATCACCAATGAGCCTCACCTGGATGTAGCAATAATTACCGGGTATTCATCATATGAGGAAGAACTTGCCAATTTCACAAACAGGGTTAATTCTAATCCTGAGCTAAACATAAATGTAAGTACATATATCACTACAAAATTGCCTGATAATATTGATCTCAGCAATATGGATATAATTTACATAAAAATGGTTACGCAGAGTGCTTCAGAATTTGAGGATTCGCTTCAGGAAGCTATTGATAATGGCGCATTGGTAATTGGTCAGAATACATATTTGCCTGAGAGCAATTACACACTTCCGTCCAATCCAAATTATGATACAATTACTAAATTCAAAGATCATTTGGACGACTACTGGTCTGGCGCTTCGTTAGATGACACAAACTTTGACAATCTCATATTCTATCTGGCACAGGAATATTATGGTCGTAATGATCTAACTGTAAAAGAACCCAGTGTGATACCAAAGGCAATTTATCACCCAGGAATGGAAAACATGCCTGCTGAATACCTCGTGGTCGATGCAGACGAGTATTTTGGCTGGTATGCCAACAGAACAGATGGACATGCTTTCGATGAGAACGCACCAACCATAGGCATCACATTTTATGGCTCCTACTATCTGGATGACATGGAACCAATTGATAAAATCATAGAGGGATTTGAAAGCAGAGGAGCGAATGTCATTGCATGTTACGGAAAATCAGGCTACTATCTTGAGCCCTATCTGAACCACAGCAGCCAGACAAAAGTTGATGCTGTTGTTTCCTTCCATTATCGTGGAAATTACTTTGATCTTGATGAACTTGGAGTGCCTGTTATGAATGCCATACTCAACGGGTACATGAACACAAGCCAGTGGATGGAAACCAGTACTCCGTTGCCAGTAACTAATATGCTAAGACTTTACAGACCTGAAACTGAAGGTGCTATTGATCCTATTATGATCGGAGCTCTGGAAACGATTGTTGAGGACGACAGTACAGTAGAAAAGTACATTGGACATGATGAACAGATTAACTGGCTAATTGAACGTACAATTGCTCAGGCAGAGCTTGGTATTGAAGAAGAATCTGACAAGAAGATAGCTATCATCTACTACAACCATGGTGGCGGAAAGGACAATATCGGTGCATCATATCTGGAAGTTGCACCAAGTATTGTGAACCTCCTTGAAGGAATGGATGATGCTGGATACGACGTGAATGGAACACTCATACCAAACAAGACAGAACTCGTGGACCTCATGGTCTATCAGGGAAGGAATGTTGGTACATGGGCTCCCGGGGAACTGGACAAGATGGTTGAGACCGGAAAGGTCGAACTCATACCTGAAAGCACATATTTGGGCTGGTTCAATGAACTTCCCGAAGTAAGAAGGACAGAAGTTATCGACATGTGGGGAGAGGCTCCCGGAGAGATAATGGTCTACACCGATGGCAATGATGACAGATTTATCGTCATCCCGAAGATAAGCCTCAGTGACAATGTGATCCTTGCGCCACAGCCAACAAGAGGATGGTTGCAGGACAACGAAGTACTCTACCATGACGAGGAACTACCACCTCACCATCAATACATTGCATTTTATCTATGGATGCAGAACGAGTTCGATGCTGATGCAATGGTAAACATGGGAAGACATGGAACCGTTGAATGGTTACCTGGTAAGGATTTCTGCTTGCTCAGTGAGGAATGGCCTGCTATCATGACAGGTGACATACCTGTTGTATATCCATACGTAATGGATGGTATGGGAGAAGGAATGCAGGCAAAACGCAGAGGCAATGCCGTTATCATTGACCACCTGATACCACCTGTAGTGTCTGCCGGAAGCTACGGTAATTACAGTGTGTTGAATGATAAGATCAATACCTACAAGACATCAGTCACAGAATCCGAATCACTTCTACAGGCTCATCTGCAGGACATAATAACCCTTACACTGGAGCTTGGCCTTGACAGCAGAGTGAACATGAGCCTTGCAGAGAACAATGCCACAGTAGATTTCTTCCTGGATGACCTGGATGACGTGCTAAGGGATCTGAGAAGCCAGTCCATGCCTTACGGACTTCACATACTTGGCGAAGCACCACAGGACGATGAACTTGTAGGTATGATCAATTCCATGCTTGGTGATGACTACACAGAGGCTGTTGCAGTCTACAACGAGTCTGAATCCGCACCATTGGACATACTCAGTCTTGTTCTGCTTGACAGCATGAACACAACAGATGCTCAGATGCAGGTACTACTCGGTAACAGTTCCACAGATTTGGATGGTCACCTTGCCAATGCAATTGATTATGCAGCACTTCTGGTAGAAGCAGATAATGAAGTTGATCAGGTGCTCAAGGCAATGGATGGAGGATTCATCGAGCCAAACCTTGGTGGCGATCCGATACTCCGTCCTGACACTCTGCCAACAGGCAGGAACTTCTATGCATTCGATGAACAATTGATCCCAACAAAACATGCATGGGATGAGGGTACAGCACTGGTAGACCAATGGATAACCGATTACTATGCAGAACATGGTGAATACCCAAACAAGGCAGGATACATACTTTGGGCTGGAGAATCCACACGTCACGAAGGTGTAATGGAAGCACAGATATTCTATCTGCTTGGAGTCAAACCTGTCTGGGATGAGGACGATAGTGAAGTCGTTGATGTGGAACTGATACCAGCAGCTGAACTGGGAAGACCTCGCATCGATGTCATGGTACAAATATCAGGTCTTTACAGGGATACATTCCCAATGAAGGTAGAACTCATCGATAAGGCAGTAAGACTTGCCTACGAGGATGAATCCGGCACCAATTATGTCAGGGAGAACACCGATGCTCTTCAGTCATCTCTTAATGATACCATCAGTAACTACAACCTGTCACTTGATATAGCACAGTTCAGGGTATTCGGTCCGGAGGACGGTTCCTACGGAACGGGAATGTCAAACGCTGTGTCAGCCAGTAACACCTGGGATGACAACAGCGAGCTTGCTGAGCTTTACATCAACAAGATGAGCTACATCTATGGCCAGAACCTCTGGGGACAGACTGTAGAGGAGTACATTAAGCAGCAGACAGGTGAGGATGTAAAGATCGATGATACATTTGTCTTTGAGAACATCCTGGACGGAACCGAAGTGCTTGTACACAGCAGAAGTTCCAACACTTACGGTGCCACAAACACCGATGAGTTCTTCCAGTACATGTCAGGTCTGGCCAATGCCATTGAACACATCTCCGGTGAAATGCCTGATCTTCTGGTAGCCAACCTGGAAAATCCTGACGACCTCGTGGTAGAGGACATGGAAACATACCTCGCGAACGAACTGTACACCGTTTTCAGTGATACTAACATTGAAGGATGGATGGCACATGGTTACGAGGGTGCCAGAATGATGATGAACTTCGTTGAGAACCTCTGGGGACTTGAAGCTCTGACACCTGGTCTTGTAACCGATGACATGTGGGACCAGACCTATGGAAAGTTCGTTGCAGACCAGGCAGTATCGGATTGGATGAAAGATGCTAGTCCCTATGCCTATGAATCAACAACTGGCAGACTGATCGAAGTGGTTCGGACAGGAAACTGGAACCCTTCAGATAATGTTATGGAAGATATTGTGAACGAGTATATTGACACTGTTAACGATAATGGTGTTACATGCTGCCATCACACCTGTGGTAACCCAACACTTGATGAGTTCATCCAGAGTGAGATCGATTCCGGAAGGATTCAGGTGTCACAAGAAAAGATGGACAAGTACAAGAAGATCATGGAGGAAACAAGGAATCCACTCCCGAAAACAGCAACTCCAACTTCAACTCCAAGTAGCAGCAAGAGTTCCAGTAGTACCGGAACTGAACTGAATGTTGTTGAAACCAGTGGAGGAAATCAGAGTAGCTTCACTGATTCCGGTGCAGGAGAAATACTGGAAGAAGAAGCTTCCCTGAAGTCACCTGTTGAAGACAGTTATGTCGAGGGCTATGAAATGACAAGGGAAACTGTTGAAGATGAATCTGAAAGCAGTCCCTATTCTATATCAGGCTCAGACATTGTAGCTTCTGTACTGGTGATTGGCCTTGTAGGAATTATGTATGTAGGATTCTGGAGAAGAAGGCAGTTCTGAAGTGTTTTTGGCGCTTTTCAAAAAAAGCGCATTTTCTTTTTTTATCGCGAAAAAAGCGAAACTTTTATATATACAACAATTATTAGTTTTAACGATTACAAACCTAAGCTAACATATAGTTAATGTTGCTTATAGTGATGTAATTATAACCAATAGTGTAAATGGTGGTTTGTTGAAAAAATTATATATATATTCATTTAAACACACGTAGTGCTATGCAGGAAGAAACGAAGTTTTGGAAAAGCATAGCCTATTTTATGCTTTTGTTGAGCTAGAATTATAACTATTATATAGCACTCCATTAAGCCGCCAAGCAAAAAATGGAGTGCTTGAAACACGTTATCGGGGGATAACATGCAATTAAGAATAAAATCGATATTAGTATTAAGTATATTGTTGTTGGTATCACTAACAACTGTTGTATCGGCAGAAGAAAACCATGTAAATATTACATTGATTACTTATGATGATGCAGAAGTGATTGATTTTGCTAACCGTTCAAATCCTTATAATGAAAGCATAAATGTTCAATATTTTACAACAAAGAATAACCTCTCAGACATTGATCTGAGTAATCAGGATGTCATATTTACCTACATGCTATGGGGTTCTAAATATGAAGAGTTCTCCAATGAAATGGAGAAAGCAAAAGGTAATGGAACCACCCTTGTGAACATTGCGAGTTACATTGACACCTCAATATACGATTATGACTTCGATGGTGGTGAACCCTACGAAAGTGACGATGAGAATTACTTCTTCAATATGGGAATGAAGGAAGAGTTTCTGAAAGCTAATGCTGAAAATTTCATTATATACCTTGCAAAGACCTATGGCAACAAATCAGCACTCACTGATAGCTGGGAATGTCAGCCTCCTGTACTACTCCCACAGGGTCTTTATCATCCGGATGATGATGTTTACTGGTTTGACACCACAGAAGAATATCTGGAATGGTACCAGAATGAATCTGATGGTGAACATCACATATATGATCCTACCAAGCCTACGATTGGCATATGGTTCCATAAATCAGATTACAAGGATGGTAACACAGAGGTTGTCGACGCTCTTATATATGATCTTGAAAGCAAGGGCTGTAATGTTATAGCCGGCTTTGATACATTCCTTGATATCAGCGGATACTATTGTGATGAAAGTGGAACCCCACTGGTTCAGTGTATGATATCCCTCAAAAGCTTTGGACTGGACGTGAGCATGTATGATGGATATGGCCTAACCGAGCTTACAAATCTTGATGTTCCCGTACTGAAAGGTATGGTTGCTGATCCTGATTCAGGTGATCCGGCAGATGCTAACAGAGGTATCTCTAACGAAGAAGCCGTCAGAAAGACAGTAAGTCCAAACATCGACGGTATCTTCGAATATATTGTACTAGGACAGAGTAAGCAGATAAAATATGGTGTCTACGAGTACGAACCTAATGATGCACAGATAAACTGGATGACTAACCGCTCTATCAAATGGGCAGAACTAAAGCGATTGGATAACGCGGAGAAAAAAGTTGGTGTTATTTATTACAACTATCCATCAGGTAAGGACAATATAGGAGCCAGTTACCTGGATACAATGTCAAGCATGATGAACCTGCTCACCAAAATGAATGAAAGTGACTATAGTCTTGATAATGTTCCAGAGAACAAAACACTTCTTCAGGAAATGATTATGGAACAGGGGATAAATGCAGGTTCCTGGGCACCTGGTGTTCTTGAAGAAATGGTGAACAACCGAACTGAATGGGGACTGCAACTTATCCCAATGGATGAATATCAGGAATGGTTTGAGAATGAGTTACCTCAAAACCTTAAAGACGATGTAATAAATGAGTGGGGAGTACCTTGGGCAGATGATTTCCCCGAAGACAAAAAACTCATGATGTGGGAAAATGAAACTGGAAAATATATTGTAATTCCAACAATCCAATGCGGCAACGTATGGCTCATGCCACAACCTGCCCGTGGTTCCCTTCAGAATGATAACGTGCTGTACCACAGCTCCGTTGTTCCTCCTACACACCAGTACATTGCCTTCTACCTCTGGCTTAACAAAGACTGGGATCCTGATGCCATTATCCATCTTGGTACTCACGGTACACATGAATGGCTTCCAGGACTTGCATACGGTATGAACAGGACAGCCGACTGGGCACCACTTCTTCTGCAGGATTTACCTAACATATACCCATACATCGTGGCCAACATAGGAGAAGGACTGACAGCAGAATACCGTGGAAATGCTTTGATCATAGACCACCTCACGCCAACCCTTGAACGCGGAGGTCTGCATGGCGAGATGGCTGATATTGCAGCAAATATCCAGGTGTACTATGACCCTGCAATTACAGATGAAGTTAGGAACGGTTACAGAGAAACAATAATTGACCAGATGGTAGAACTCAATCTCCATAAGGATCTTGATGTGAATGAGACTATGATAGAAACCTACAGGGCAGACGATTCACAGTTCCAGGTCTTTGTAAAGAATGTGCTCCATGAATATCTGGAGGAGATTTCCGAGGAGAACATACCATATGGTTTCCATATACTCGGAGAAGTTCCACCTATGAACGAAAGTGGACCAGTGGATGACCAGATATCTGTAATGGTAAGGTCAATGCTTGGAAGCAGTTTTGAAACTCTGATATCCAGCACTTTCTATTCAGATACAACTGAGTACCCACTTGGAATACCCTACAACGATACAAAAATTGACTGGCTTGTATGGGAAGTTGTTACTAACAACACTGACTCTGCACAGGCACAGGATATGGTATATGGATATAATGATTCATCAGTTACTGCTTTACTTGAAAGTGGAATAATACACAGAGATAACCTTATTGCATCAGCTACTGAGATTGATCGGGTTATAAATGCCCTGAATGCAGGCTTCGTACCACCAGGACCAGGAAGAGACCCCATCCAGAATACGGATTCTGTACCCACAGGCCGTAATTTCTATGGAGTTGATTCGAGACTATATCCATCCCCAACCACATGGGATCTTGGTTCCAGGCTTGCACAGGATCTGCTGGTGGATTACTATGACAAATATGGAGAATATCCACAGAAAGTATCATTCTCAAGATTCGGTGTGGAATTCATAAGGGACCACGGTACACTTGAAGCTGAGATGCTATACATGCTTGGAGTAAAACCAAAATGGGATGATACTTCCAAACAGGTAATTGGTCTTAAATTGATGAACGAGTCCGAACTTATGCCAAGCTATGGCGAATACCCCGGCAGACCTCGTATTGATGTTGTCTA
Encoded proteins:
- a CDS encoding DUF2162 domain-containing protein yields the protein MSYVYAAVVGILIGIFIFGLKTGVGCGFSTVRKRDILILASSYFVISIILGSLVEIVDQSYIEAISNLGMTLHVFIALVLIGAGIYTQKKWSCGHDVSKKTFLVISVPCPVCLTALFVSCMILASTLEVSGWKVGVLVGFVFFISVISSTWVFRKMKRTPEDLGTTMMFLGIFYLLGAMIVPAYIKAKKLNLVLSSGGEFEIIPLLVFTIFIIGGYALNNIRGQ
- a CDS encoding 30S ribosomal protein S27ae produces the protein MAVKDYYKVSGESIERTRQACPRCGEGVFLAEHKDRRTCGKCGYTEFKK
- a CDS encoding 30S ribosomal protein S24e, with the protein product MDIKIINDKNNALLNRRELNLTVTFDGATPSRDDVKGKIAAMLTVPLELVIVQKIENEFGKQELKAYIKIYEDEARMKQVEEAYVLERNKLPEPEVVEEEEEEETPAEE
- a CDS encoding MotA/TolQ/ExbB proton channel family protein — protein: MDATSSLFGILYTFSASLLYPVIIILILLVVFSLMLIGEFLSEYAKRHRDIGNLELCCNKVREHVSSHKYGEAASSLRNIKQNFMVTSFAISAADHLEKNMLPAVEWLSQEYEIRMAKRLEQTRIVATIAPMLGLMGTLIPLGPALIGLSQGDIVQLANNLMIAFATTVIGLFAGIIGYVLTQVRKRWYWQDMADIDYILDTLEVAE
- a CDS encoding DUF2149 domain-containing protein, translating into MKRRRSRRTGLINNEDEQNPLTGVANLFDIAMVFSVALLVALVMSYQLPELLSPTEDITIVKNPGQKDMKIIIKDQGKPIEVLNMTDQIGGGTGEALGTAYKLADGRVVYVPEEEGANTTST
- the cobN gene encoding cobaltochelatase subunit CobN, with the translated sequence MIEKRIVKKNYIGIAGKISLIFLLSIVMFSSSATALDLSQFEFVANTTSDSNGNFTFENIPNGEYVLYSVNESYSKKYDEWRWYNGKIDIKVNSSDITGLELEVASGSDIDQSEVLAYLDKSAITGNTYLYAMSTYYYKASTLVLIDKQTDELIANTTSDSSGNFTFEDIPNGEYVLYSVNESYSKKYDEWRWYNGKVDIKVNSSDIAGLELEVASGSDIDQSEVLAYLDKSAITGNTYLYAMSTYYYKASTLVLIDKQTDELIANTTSDSSGNFTFEDIPNGEYVLYSVNESYSKKYDEWRWYNGKVDINIKSSDITDLELEVVSGSDIDQSEVLAYLDKSAITGNTYLYAMSTYYYKTSDLVLLKQRASSITNEPHLDVAIITGYSSYEEELANFTNRVNSNPELNINVSTYITTKLPDNIDLSNMDIIYIKMVTQSASEFEDSLQEAIDNGALVIGQNTYLPESNYTLPSNPNYDTITKFKDHLDDYWSGASLDDTNFDNLIFYLAQEYYGRNDLTVKEPSVIPKAIYHPGMENMPAEYLVVDADEYFGWYANRTDGHAFDENAPTIGITFYGSYYLDDMEPIDKIIEGFESRGANVIACYGKSGYYLEPYLNHSSQTKVDAVVSFHYRGNYFDLDELGVPVMNAILNGYMNTSQWMETSTPLPVTNMLRLYRPETEGAIDPIMIGALETIVEDDSTVEKYIGHDEQINWLIERTIAQAELGIEEESDKKIAIIYYNHGGGKDNIGASYLEVAPSIVNLLEGMDDAGYDVNGTLIPNKTELVDLMVYQGRNVGTWAPGELDKMVETGKVELIPESTYLGWFNELPEVRRTEVIDMWGEAPGEIMVYTDGNDDRFIVIPKISLSDNVILAPQPTRGWLQDNEVLYHDEELPPHHQYIAFYLWMQNEFDADAMVNMGRHGTVEWLPGKDFCLLSEEWPAIMTGDIPVVYPYVMDGMGEGMQAKRRGNAVIIDHLIPPVVSAGSYGNYSVLNDKINTYKTSVTESESLLQAHLQDIITLTLELGLDSRVNMSLAENNATVDFFLDDLDDVLRDLRSQSMPYGLHILGEAPQDDELVGMINSMLGDDYTEAVAVYNESESAPLDILSLVLLDSMNTTDAQMQVLLGNSSTDLDGHLANAIDYAALLVEADNEVDQVLKAMDGGFIEPNLGGDPILRPDTLPTGRNFYAFDEQLIPTKHAWDEGTALVDQWITDYYAEHGEYPNKAGYILWAGESTRHEGVMEAQIFYLLGVKPVWDEDDSEVVDVELIPAAELGRPRIDVMVQISGLYRDTFPMKVELIDKAVRLAYEDESGTNYVRENTDALQSSLNDTISNYNLSLDIAQFRVFGPEDGSYGTGMSNAVSASNTWDDNSELAELYINKMSYIYGQNLWGQTVEEYIKQQTGEDVKIDDTFVFENILDGTEVLVHSRSSNTYGATNTDEFFQYMSGLANAIEHISGEMPDLLVANLENPDDLVVEDMETYLANELYTVFSDTNIEGWMAHGYEGARMMMNFVENLWGLEALTPGLVTDDMWDQTYGKFVADQAVSDWMKDASPYAYESTTGRLIEVVRTGNWNPSDNVMEDIVNEYIDTVNDNGVTCCHHTCGNPTLDEFIQSEIDSGRIQVSQEKMDKYKKIMEETRNPLPKTATPTSTPSSSKSSSSTGTELNVVETSGGNQSSFTDSGAGEILEEEASLKSPVEDSYVEGYEMTRETVEDESESSPYSISGSDIVASVLVIGLVGIMYVGFWRRRQF
- a CDS encoding GTP-dependent dephospho-CoA kinase family protein: MGLHLTLPDTLRPRFRESFGSLYRGKGDDTIKKLSKDLGSPTKLISVGDVTTFHLLNIGIIPDILIVDDRTKRGPASDRVVVGTKHKGFTEISVDNPAGVITEDLIDAVRNALNTDENVRIFVRGEEDLAAVPAILMAPEGSAVLYGQPDEGVVLVKITLPKKEQMKNLLTEILKEQDHDSEQIETIRRKLDGYQNH